One window of the Streptococcus parasanguinis ATCC 15912 genome contains the following:
- a CDS encoding beta-class carbonic anhydrase produces the protein MSYFENFLKANQAYVELHGDLHLPIKPKTQVAIVTCMDSRLHVAPALGLALGDAHILRNAGGRVTEDMIRSLVISQQQMGTREIVVLHHTDCGAQTFENEAFRQHLKKELGVDVGNQDFLPFQDVEESVREDMLLLKRSPLIPNDVVISGAVYDVDTGWIQQVHL, from the coding sequence ATGTCCTACTTTGAGAATTTTTTAAAAGCTAATCAAGCTTATGTTGAACTACACGGAGATCTTCATCTTCCTATCAAGCCGAAAACGCAAGTGGCGATTGTGACTTGTATGGATTCTCGTCTTCACGTTGCCCCAGCGCTTGGTCTCGCTCTTGGAGATGCCCATATTTTACGGAATGCTGGTGGACGCGTAACGGAGGATATGATCCGGTCCCTGGTCATCTCTCAGCAACAGATGGGAACCCGAGAAATCGTAGTCTTACACCACACAGATTGTGGCGCTCAAACCTTTGAAAACGAAGCCTTTCGACAGCATTTAAAGAAGGAACTTGGTGTTGATGTTGGGAATCAAGATTTCCTACCTTTTCAAGATGTTGAAGAGAGTGTCCGTGAAGATATGTTGCTCCTCAAAAGGTCTCCACTGATTCCAAATGACGTAGTGATTTCAGGGGCAGTTTATGATGTGGATACTGGATGGATTCAACAGGTACATTTGTAA
- the radA gene encoding DNA repair protein RadA, with protein sequence MCQNCAYNSPKYLGRCPNCGSWSSFFEEVEVAEVKNARVSLTGEKTKPMKLADVTSINVHRTKTEMEEFNRVLGGGVVPGSLVLIGGDPGIGKSTLLLQVSTQLSQVGTVLYVSGEESAQQIKLRAERLGDIDSEFYLYAETNMQSVRAEVERIQPDFLIIDSIQTIMSPEISGVQGSVSQVREVTAELMQLAKTNNIAIFIVGHVTKEGTLAGPRMLEHMVDTVLYFEGERHHTFRILRAVKNRFGSTNEIGIFEMQSGGLVEVLNPSQVFLEERLDGATGSSIVVTMEGTRPILAEVQALVTPTMFGNAKRTTTGLDFNRASLIMAVLEKRAGLLLQNQDAYLKSAGGVKLDEPAIDLAVAVAIASSYKDKPTNPQECFVGELGLTGEVRRVNRIEQRINEAAKLGFTKIYVPKNSLTGITPPAGIQVIGVTTIGEVLKKVFG encoded by the coding sequence ATTTGTCAAAATTGTGCCTATAATTCACCCAAATACCTAGGGCGCTGTCCTAACTGTGGTTCTTGGTCTTCTTTTTTCGAGGAGGTCGAGGTCGCAGAGGTCAAGAATGCACGGGTATCCTTGACGGGTGAAAAGACCAAACCCATGAAATTGGCGGACGTGACCTCTATCAATGTCCATCGGACCAAGACCGAGATGGAGGAATTTAACCGCGTCCTTGGTGGAGGTGTGGTGCCGGGAAGTCTGGTCCTCATCGGGGGAGATCCAGGGATTGGGAAATCGACCCTGCTCCTTCAAGTCTCGACTCAACTGTCTCAAGTGGGAACGGTCCTCTATGTCAGTGGGGAGGAGTCGGCCCAGCAGATCAAACTCCGAGCAGAGCGCTTAGGGGATATCGACAGTGAGTTTTACCTCTATGCTGAGACCAATATGCAGAGCGTGCGAGCAGAAGTGGAGCGCATCCAGCCAGATTTTCTCATCATCGACTCTATCCAGACCATTATGTCTCCTGAAATTTCAGGGGTGCAGGGGTCAGTCTCTCAGGTGCGAGAGGTAACAGCTGAGCTCATGCAGTTGGCTAAGACTAATAACATTGCCATCTTTATCGTCGGTCATGTGACCAAGGAAGGAACCTTGGCAGGGCCTCGGATGCTGGAGCATATGGTGGATACGGTGCTCTACTTTGAAGGCGAACGCCACCACACCTTCCGAATCCTGAGAGCCGTCAAAAACCGCTTTGGCTCGACCAATGAGATCGGAATCTTTGAGATGCAATCAGGTGGCCTGGTCGAGGTCCTCAATCCTAGTCAGGTCTTTCTAGAAGAGCGTTTAGATGGCGCGACTGGATCCTCTATCGTAGTTACTATGGAGGGAACACGTCCGATTCTAGCCGAAGTGCAGGCCTTGGTGACGCCAACCATGTTTGGAAATGCCAAGCGGACGACAACTGGGCTTGATTTCAATCGGGCCAGTCTCATCATGGCGGTGTTAGAAAAACGCGCAGGCCTCTTGCTCCAAAATCAGGATGCCTATCTTAAGTCTGCAGGTGGCGTCAAATTGGATGAGCCAGCTATCGACCTAGCCGTGGCCGTAGCCATTGCCTCCAGCTACAAGGACAAGCCAACCAACCCGCAAGAGTGTTTCGTTGGAGAGTTGGGCTTGACTGGAGAAGTCCGCCGGGTCAACCGGATCGAGCAACGGATCAATGAAGCTGCTAAACTTGGTTTTACCAAGATTTATGTTCCGAAAAATTCTCTGACGGGGATTACCCCGCCAGCTGGGATTCAGGTAATTGGGGTGACGACCATTGGTGAAGTCTTGAAGAAGGTTTTTGGCTAG
- a CDS encoding histidine phosphatase family protein, which yields MKIIFVRHGEPDYSMLDKLENPQLYSGFGRDLAPLTEKGRSLAKEVAKTACFGKAEIIISSSVTRALETAHYIAVETGLDLFVEPFFHEWRPDLDGTNSDLTSVLVAHEYYLKHQGGLSEDSPYRYETDIEMRHRFLRALEKYKNYKTIIIVTHGMLMRQFVPNEKIDFCQVIECEIEI from the coding sequence ATGAAGATTATCTTTGTCCGTCATGGGGAGCCAGATTATAGTATGCTTGATAAACTTGAAAATCCCCAACTCTATAGTGGTTTTGGTCGTGATTTAGCACCATTGACAGAAAAAGGTCGCAGTCTGGCAAAAGAAGTTGCTAAAACTGCATGTTTTGGAAAGGCAGAGATTATTATTTCATCGTCTGTGACGAGGGCTTTAGAAACAGCACATTATATAGCAGTTGAAACAGGATTGGACTTATTTGTGGAGCCATTTTTTCATGAGTGGCGTCCAGACTTAGATGGCACTAACTCTGATTTAACTAGTGTATTGGTAGCTCATGAATATTATCTAAAACATCAAGGAGGTTTATCTGAAGATTCTCCTTATCGCTATGAAACTGATATAGAGATGCGCCATCGTTTTTTAAGAGCTTTGGAAAAATATAAAAATTATAAAACTATTATCATTGTAACTCACGGAATGCTCATGCGCCAGTTTGTGCCAAATGAGAAGATTGATTTTTGTCAAGTGATTGAGTGTGAGATAGAGATTTAG
- a CDS encoding dUTP diphosphatase — translation MKIRGFELVSAYTNLDLLPKRETAHAAGYDLKVAERTVIAPGEIVLVPTGVKAYMQAGEVLYLYDRSSNPRKKGLVLINSVGVIDGDYYGNPGNEGHIFAQMKNITDQEVVLEVGERVVQAVFAPFLIADGDEADGVRTGGFGSTGY, via the coding sequence ATAAAAATTCGTGGATTTGAACTTGTATCAGCCTATACTAATCTGGACTTGCTGCCAAAGCGGGAGACAGCGCATGCGGCCGGCTATGACTTAAAAGTGGCAGAACGCACGGTGATTGCTCCTGGGGAAATCGTCCTCGTTCCGACTGGTGTTAAGGCCTATATGCAAGCGGGCGAGGTGCTCTATCTCTATGATCGTTCCTCTAACCCTCGTAAAAAAGGTCTGGTCTTGATTAACTCTGTGGGTGTCATTGATGGAGACTACTACGGCAATCCAGGGAATGAAGGCCATATCTTTGCTCAGATGAAAAATATTACGGACCAAGAAGTCGTCCTTGAAGTTGGGGAACGTGTAGTTCAGGCTGTCTTTGCTCCTTTCTTGATTGCAGATGGGGATGAAGCAGACGGCGTGCGGACGGGTGGATTTGGGTCAACAGGGTACTAA
- a CDS encoding LPXTG cell wall anchor domain-containing protein translates to MGDTKKVYVLQLANASSARKFTIKYRTVVEDSSQNISYIAGIESKTGLPRNNWYAISGKYDKHLVSQVATPNVTPNLNNTSVNVPVQTVASTSSTLSGTGIPGATIKLYVDGREQNIGNVTVDSSGNWTTGELPTALNNNQGDGATIKPRQIVQVTQTVDGTESSRRTVPVSIGATTVEPSNLSTNQDAVIAGQKEVTLKVPHDAGIAYMRYTNTAGQSVEIPVKRDNASAAWVSQKSDKATVKSYEHGKFQDTIVLTMADKIAGTEVSSISNVMEGGFSSVAGWQPRGVENQAPTIASAVEGNKKTVQQGDQLDLASLVTVADKEDDAQATLGDKVHAEVVSVNGNAATKTVDTNTLGTYTVKYKAVDSQGKESGEIEVTVVVNPARQNEAPTVEIPYSDPAPNKKEVYLYTGEDADVDITFNDDSGKIKSASLKKGGNIALNNVDGNPEKQDNEWGYTVTAINSETNTPAKIKVTGQVSGIAENRLPKTESDSLELVTRFATATDTDGAEISNNATKTKNNGEIVGTYLTDPGAVTFVLKAQTKKYDIKTPSEADKVAISDANNVTDKEFEKIKEKVKVEYSQNNPDARLADKKGQEVEDASKVVDKVEKDGNNVVVTYKDGSKDTKPLSEFVTKAPTAPSKPVVDTDLTGKAGTKTPVEVTAEPGSTVALYDKDGNKIGEATADNTGKATITPTVDIPAGPVTVKATKDGQTSDASDPVQATDKAVKAPAVTPVVNPSVLTDAEKAKIADEVKKANPTASKVEVGNDGTATVTFPDGTTAILAPEQTITKVSESGNKGNNNSNSDNNPDKTSNTFVKIPGEKTLVKDPSNLTDEERSEIAAKIKQVNPGSTVKVDHYGNATVELDGKTVVIPSERLIVSTEEMNGQTDHQDRVATVSSKKTESAKLPNTGEEQSTAVALLGAVLGMFGFAGLAKRKKDKNE, encoded by the coding sequence ATGGGGGACACTAAAAAGGTTTATGTCCTTCAATTAGCTAACGCTTCTAGCGCTCGCAAGTTTACTATTAAGTACCGTACAGTAGTTGAAGACTCATCACAAAACATTTCTTATATTGCCGGAATTGAATCCAAGACAGGGCTACCAAGAAATAACTGGTATGCTATTTCAGGTAAGTATGACAAGCACTTGGTTAGTCAGGTTGCAACACCAAATGTGACTCCGAATTTGAACAATACCTCTGTCAACGTTCCAGTTCAGACAGTGGCTTCAACTTCAAGTACACTTTCTGGAACAGGAATTCCAGGGGCAACTATCAAGCTTTATGTCGATGGTCGCGAACAGAATATCGGCAATGTAACTGTTGATAGTAGTGGGAACTGGACTACAGGAGAGCTTCCAACAGCCTTGAACAACAATCAGGGTGATGGTGCAACTATTAAACCACGTCAAATTGTTCAGGTGACTCAAACGGTTGACGGAACAGAAAGTAGTCGTCGTACAGTTCCAGTATCTATCGGTGCGACAACGGTTGAACCTTCAAACTTGTCTACTAATCAAGATGCTGTTATTGCAGGGCAAAAAGAGGTGACTCTTAAGGTTCCTCACGATGCAGGGATTGCCTACATGCGCTATACAAATACTGCAGGTCAATCAGTCGAGATTCCAGTCAAACGTGACAATGCCTCAGCTGCATGGGTGTCACAGAAGTCAGATAAGGCAACTGTCAAATCTTACGAACACGGGAAGTTCCAAGATACGATTGTCCTTACAATGGCTGATAAGATTGCAGGTACAGAAGTATCATCTATCTCAAACGTGATGGAAGGTGGTTTCTCAAGTGTGGCTGGCTGGCAACCACGCGGTGTAGAAAACCAAGCTCCAACTATTGCATCAGCTGTTGAAGGAAACAAAAAAACTGTTCAACAAGGTGATCAACTTGACCTTGCATCTCTTGTGACAGTAGCAGATAAAGAAGATGATGCTCAAGCAACACTAGGTGATAAGGTTCATGCTGAAGTTGTTTCAGTAAACGGTAACGCAGCAACCAAGACAGTTGATACAAATACCCTAGGCACTTATACAGTTAAGTATAAAGCTGTTGATAGCCAAGGTAAAGAGTCAGGCGAGATTGAAGTTACTGTAGTTGTAAATCCTGCACGTCAAAACGAGGCTCCAACAGTAGAGATTCCGTATTCAGATCCTGCTCCAAACAAAAAAGAAGTTTATCTTTATACTGGTGAAGATGCAGACGTTGATATCACATTTAACGACGATTCTGGAAAAATTAAATCAGCTTCACTCAAAAAAGGTGGAAATATTGCCCTAAATAACGTTGATGGGAATCCAGAAAAACAAGATAATGAATGGGGCTACACTGTAACAGCGATTAATTCTGAAACAAATACCCCAGCAAAAATCAAAGTAACAGGACAAGTTTCTGGTATTGCTGAAAATAGATTACCAAAAACAGAATCAGATTCATTAGAACTTGTAACTCGTTTTGCCACTGCAACTGATACAGATGGTGCAGAGATTTCTAATAATGCAACCAAAACTAAAAATAATGGAGAAATTGTTGGTACATATCTAACTGACCCAGGTGCAGTAACTTTCGTATTAAAAGCACAAACTAAGAAATATGATATCAAAACTCCATCAGAAGCAGATAAAGTAGCCATATCAGATGCTAACAATGTTACTGATAAAGAGTTTGAAAAAATTAAAGAGAAAGTTAAAGTTGAATATTCTCAAAACAATCCAGATGCACGTTTAGCTGACAAAAAAGGTCAAGAAGTAGAAGATGCTTCAAAAGTTGTTGATAAAGTAGAAAAAGATGGAAACAATGTTGTTGTAACCTATAAAGATGGTTCTAAAGATACAAAACCATTGTCAGAATTTGTAACTAAAGCTCCAACAGCTCCATCTAAACCAGTTGTCGATACAGATCTAACAGGTAAAGCCGGCACTAAGACCCCAGTTGAAGTGACAGCAGAACCAGGATCAACAGTAGCCCTCTACGATAAAGATGGCAACAAGATTGGTGAAGCTACAGCTGATAACACTGGTAAAGCTACTATTACACCAACAGTTGATATTCCAGCAGGCCCAGTAACTGTAAAAGCAACGAAAGATGGTCAAACATCAGACGCAAGTGATCCAGTTCAAGCCACTGATAAAGCTGTTAAGGCTCCAGCTGTTACCCCAGTAGTGAACCCATCAGTTCTTACAGATGCGGAAAAAGCTAAGATAGCAGACGAAGTTAAGAAAGCTAACCCTACAGCAAGTAAGGTAGAAGTGGGTAACGATGGTACAGCTACAGTAACCTTCCCAGATGGTACAACAGCAATTTTGGCACCAGAACAAACGATTACAAAAGTTTCAGAATCTGGTAATAAGGGTAACAATAATTCAAATTCAGATAACAATCCTGATAAGACTTCGAATACCTTTGTTAAAATTCCAGGTGAAAAGACTCTAGTTAAGGATCCATCAAATCTAACTGATGAAGAGCGTTCAGAAATTGCTGCTAAGATCAAACAAGTGAATCCAGGTTCAACAGTTAAGGTAGATCATTATGGTAATGCTACTGTAGAATTAGACGGGAAGACTGTTGTAATTCCGTCAGAACGATTGATAGTTTCAACTGAAGAAATGAATGGACAAACTGATCATCAAGATCGTGTAGCAACGGTTTCTTCTAAGAAAACTGAATCTGCTAAACTTCCAAATACAGGTGAAGAACAATCAACGGCTGTTGCATTGTTAGGGGCTGTACTTGGTATGTTTGGATTTGCAGGTCTTGCAAAACGCAAAAAAGATAAAAATGAATAA
- a CDS encoding KxYKxGKxW signal peptide domain-containing protein, translating into MYFNRRNTEQKNWRMIKKGKHFLFGCSLILVV; encoded by the coding sequence ATGTATTTTAATAGGAGAAATACAGAACAAAAAAATTGGCGGATGATTAAAAAGGGGAAACACTTCTTATTTGGTTGCTCGCTTATTTTGGTAGTATGA
- a CDS encoding Ig-like domain-containing protein: MPKLIITKWVDEDGNELKPADAKAPSELGESNEAFEHGEIDGYVFVRTLTDETEGTVTHIFRKLQDTTAPTAPVVNPVKAGDTTVTGTAEAGSTVEVTLPDGSKVSAKADQDGNFSVPVSGLKEGTTVSVTATDDAGNTSTPTTATVAKADDKIAPTAPVVNPVKAGDTAVTGTAEAGSTVEVTLPDGSKVSAKADQDGNFSVPVSGLKEGTTVSVTATDDAGNTSTPTTATVAKADDKTTPTAPVVNPVKAGGTTLADKSELDLIKVQPVRQRRVATISSKKSESGELPNTGEEQSVASIVLAILSALTGGLLISKKRKDEE; the protein is encoded by the coding sequence TTGCCGAAATTAATCATTACTAAATGGGTTGATGAAGATGGTAATGAATTGAAACCAGCAGATGCAAAAGCTCCATCTGAATTAGGTGAATCTAATGAAGCATTTGAACATGGTGAGATTGATGGTTATGTATTTGTTAGAACTCTAACTGATGAAACTGAAGGTACTGTAACTCATATCTTTAGAAAACTTCAAGATACAACAGCTCCGACAGCACCAGTTGTGAACCCAGTTAAGGCAGGTGATACTACAGTAACAGGTACAGCTGAAGCGGGATCAACTGTGGAAGTCACTCTTCCAGATGGTTCTAAAGTTTCAGCTAAAGCTGACCAAGATGGTAACTTCAGCGTTCCAGTCAGTGGCTTGAAGGAAGGCACCACAGTATCTGTAACAGCGACAGATGATGCAGGTAATACATCTACTCCAACTACAGCAACAGTAGCGAAAGCAGATGATAAGATAGCTCCGACAGCACCAGTTGTGAACCCAGTTAAGGCAGGTGATACTGCAGTAACAGGTACAGCTGAAGCGGGATCAACTGTGGAAGTCACTCTTCCAGATGGTTCTAAAGTTTCAGCTAAAGCTGACCAAGATGGTAACTTCAGCGTTCCAGTCAGTGGCTTGAAGGAAGGCACCACAGTATCTGTAACAGCGACAGATGATGCAGGTAATACATCTACTCCAACTACAGCAACAGTAGCGAAAGCAGATGATAAGACAACTCCAACAGCGCCAGTTGTGAACCCAGTTAAGGCAGGTGGTACTACATTAGCTGATAAATCTGAACTAGATTTAATCAAGGTTCAACCTGTTCGCCAAAGACGAGTAGCAACTATTTCTTCTAAGAAATCTGAATCTGGAGAACTTCCAAATACAGGTGAAGAACAATCAGTAGCATCAATTGTCTTGGCAATCCTATCTGCTCTAACAGGTGGTTTACTAATCTCAAAAAAAAGAAAAGATGAAGAGTAA
- a CDS encoding lectin-like domain-containing protein, which produces MYFNRKNAQQKNWRMIKKGKHFLFGCSLVFAIGATLAAPTVKADSVEDKAEATVPTSSEATGNSTTYVAPAVTTSTETSTATSATTASTGAETVPSLPLVDKTKLEVVLAQAKAKNLDGQEASVKAEVAAAIAEAEALVADGTASQAEVNQSVERLTQAVASVKEATTVATEATSGVTTEATTTTRVRNRRSLSEGTSRAVDETRLDRVTVTKDNFDSFFKEGGTANYDETSGTIKLTDDVSGQVGSAYLRFKIDPKEDFTFTGKVDIGDKYEGHQVNGRDGGDGVGFVFHTGNVDTIGQSGASIGMGTIKNAFGFKLDSWHNTTTPNASHNAPADPKYGGNAWRSNAFGAFYSSNAAGRVTTVGDAKALNPNPNGQWVDFKIEYKGQTKEFIVTYGNEKWSTNLKTANASTIAPNAKTALNNSNATYALSFLGSTGSGTNLQRVQIEKFEFTAPQIVQVAFYDEAGNELAASSAIPGDRDQVVNLSNIEAVQKAITKIKAKGYTLKEVNSDKAETYNSGANTVTLRSGGQLLKYVFKEADSKGVKAPTTKTPVQDTTALTQPEKDAVKAAVEAANPGAQAEVSANGDTTVTFPDGTTATLTGAQTVKEADSKGVKAPTTKTPVQDTTALTQPEKDAVKAAVEAANPGAQAEVSANGDTTVTFPDGTTATLTGAQTVKEADSKGVKAPTTKTPVQDTTALTQPEKRCR; this is translated from the coding sequence ATGTATTTTAATCGAAAGAATGCACAACAAAAAAACTGGCGGATGATCAAAAAAGGGAAGCATTTCTTGTTTGGTTGTTCGCTTGTCTTTGCGATTGGGGCTACTTTAGCTGCTCCAACAGTTAAAGCTGATAGTGTTGAAGATAAGGCTGAAGCTACAGTACCTACTTCATCGGAAGCCACTGGGAATTCAACTACCTATGTGGCTCCGGCAGTGACTACATCAACTGAAACGAGTACAGCTACTTCAGCAACGACAGCTTCAACAGGAGCTGAGACAGTACCGTCATTACCTTTAGTTGATAAAACTAAATTAGAGGTTGTTTTGGCCCAAGCAAAAGCTAAAAACTTGGATGGTCAAGAAGCTTCAGTTAAAGCTGAAGTGGCAGCAGCAATTGCAGAAGCAGAAGCATTAGTTGCTGACGGAACTGCAAGCCAAGCAGAAGTTAATCAAAGTGTTGAACGTTTGACTCAAGCTGTAGCAAGTGTTAAAGAAGCTACTACAGTGGCTACTGAGGCGACGTCTGGAGTAACTACAGAAGCAACAACTACTACTAGAGTAAGAAATAGGCGATCACTTTCTGAGGGCACATCACGTGCAGTGGACGAAACAAGGCTTGATCGTGTTACAGTAACGAAAGATAACTTTGATAGTTTCTTTAAAGAAGGTGGTACGGCAAATTATGATGAAACGTCAGGTACGATTAAATTAACAGATGATGTATCTGGTCAAGTTGGTAGTGCTTACCTTCGTTTTAAAATCGATCCTAAGGAAGACTTTACCTTTACTGGTAAGGTAGATATTGGTGATAAATATGAAGGACATCAAGTAAATGGTCGAGATGGTGGAGATGGAGTCGGTTTCGTTTTCCATACAGGGAATGTAGATACTATTGGTCAATCTGGTGCTTCCATCGGTATGGGGACTATTAAAAACGCCTTCGGTTTCAAACTTGACTCATGGCATAATACAACTACTCCAAATGCTAGCCACAATGCGCCAGCTGACCCTAAATATGGTGGTAATGCATGGAGAAGTAATGCTTTTGGTGCCTTCTACTCATCAAATGCTGCAGGAAGAGTAACGACTGTAGGTGATGCGAAAGCATTAAATCCAAATCCAAATGGTCAATGGGTAGATTTTAAAATCGAATATAAAGGTCAAACAAAAGAGTTTATTGTAACTTACGGTAATGAAAAATGGTCAACTAATTTGAAGACTGCGAATGCTTCAACCATTGCACCAAATGCTAAGACTGCTCTTAATAACTCAAATGCAACTTATGCTTTGTCATTCTTAGGAAGTACAGGTTCTGGTACCAACTTGCAACGTGTACAAATCGAAAAATTTGAGTTTACAGCACCACAAATTGTACAAGTAGCCTTTTATGATGAAGCGGGTAATGAGCTCGCAGCAAGTAGTGCGATCCCAGGAGATAGAGATCAAGTTGTTAATTTGAGTAATATCGAAGCAGTACAAAAAGCTATTACGAAAATAAAAGCTAAAGGTTATACACTTAAAGAAGTTAATTCTGATAAAGCAGAAACATATAACTCGGGAGCCAATACTGTAACACTTAGAAGTGGTGGACAGTTACTGAAGTATGTATTTAAAGAAGCTGATTCTAAAGGTGTTAAAGCTCCAACGACTAAGACACCAGTTCAAGATACAACAGCCTTAACTCAACCAGAAAAAGATGCCGTTAAAGCCGCAGTAGAAGCAGCGAACCCAGGAGCACAAGCGGAAGTATCAGCGAATGGTGACACAACCGTAACGTTCCCAGATGGTACAACAGCAACTCTTACAGGTGCTCAAACAGTTAAAGAAGCTGATTCTAAAGGTGTTAAAGCTCCAACGACTAAGACACCAGTTCAAGATACAACAGCCTTAACTCAACCAGAAAAAGATGCCGTTAAAGCCGCAGTAGAAGCAGCGAACCCAGGAGCACAAGCGGAAGTATCAGCGAATGGTGACACAACCGTAACGTTCCCAGATGGTACAACAGCAACTCTTACAGGTGCTCAAACAGTTAAAGAAGCTGATTCTAAAGGTGTTAAAGCTCCAACGACTAAGACACCAGTTCAAGATACAACAGCCTTAACTCAACCAGAAAAAAGATGCCGTTAA